The Thalassotalea sediminis genome includes the window AAAAAGATGCCACCGTATGGCGTGGACCTATGGCGAGTAGGGCGTTTAACCAATTACTGAATGAAACTGCCTGGCAAGATATTGATTACTTGTTGATTGATATGCCACCAGGTACTGGTGATATACAATTAACGTTGGCACAACAAGTGCCAGTGGCTGCTGCTGTTATTGTCACCACCCCTCAAGATATTGCCCTTGCTGATGCTGTGAAAGGCATAGAAATGTTTAACAAGGTGAATGTTCCTGTGCTTGGCGTTATTGAAAATATGAGTTATCACATATGTGAACATTGCGGAGAATCTTCGCAACTCTTTGGTCATGGTGGTGGAAAGTACCTAAGTGAAGAGTTTAAAACGCCACTACTTGGGCAATTGCCACTTAATATTGACATCTGTAAGTTGGCTGACAATGGTAAAACACCAATAATTGAAAATAGCGCTAGTGAAATTGCGCAACAATACCGTAGAATAGCGGGCAACATCGCCGCTGAACTGTTTAAGCAAAAGTCAGAACATAGTCCTGACAGTAATGAAATATTCATAAAGCAAGTAGATTAATCGATTACCAGCATTGGTATTATTGTAAATAATAAGAAAGTACGCCCTATGAGATTGTGTGATAAAGATATTCAACTTTTGTTAAATCAAGAAAAAATTGTAATTTCACCTATGCCAGACGAAAGCATGATATCTGGAGTAAGTGTCGATATTCGTT containing:
- the apbC gene encoding iron-sulfur cluster carrier protein ApbC, coding for MFSSLFGSSVPTETREKITEFFDHYHDDIFPDGIAKYCKMSEITLVKKTISLKIDMPFACDGALDRFADALLSETGISVLIDSHLTLQANKRHNIAGIKNIIAIASGKGGVGKSTTTVNVAYALAAEGANVGILDADIYGPSIPKMLGLEGTPVTSPDGKKMLPLDKDNITAMSIGFLVDEKDATVWRGPMASRAFNQLLNETAWQDIDYLLIDMPPGTGDIQLTLAQQVPVAAAVIVTTPQDIALADAVKGIEMFNKVNVPVLGVIENMSYHICEHCGESSQLFGHGGGKYLSEEFKTPLLGQLPLNIDICKLADNGKTPIIENSASEIAQQYRRIAGNIAAELFKQKSEHSPDSNEIFIKQVD